The proteins below come from a single Oerskovia jenensis genomic window:
- a CDS encoding MBL fold metallo-hydrolase, with the protein MDIFLVVAPVFGTNCTIVVPDPQGTLPDDVPRPCVIVDAGAGVVAGVTALVREHDLAPTAVLATHGHADHTWDAAELCDQYEVPLWIHAADAYRLADPLGTIEHGTSTGGPLTSGPLAAALAAGGARAEDYREPGEVRTFGSGGGSGASLVPGPGGTSVADPRVRLDLGGVLVDALHAPGHTQGSTLYLPVAPGREDGAVDGQAAGVVLAGDVLFAGSVGRTDLPGGDGETMQRTLRDVVGRLDDRLEVVPGHGPLTTIGRERRTNPYLRGL; encoded by the coding sequence ATGGACATCTTTCTGGTGGTCGCCCCGGTGTTCGGGACCAACTGCACGATCGTCGTGCCGGACCCGCAGGGCACCCTGCCCGACGACGTGCCTCGCCCGTGCGTGATCGTCGACGCCGGGGCGGGGGTCGTCGCGGGCGTCACGGCGCTCGTGCGTGAGCACGATCTGGCACCCACCGCGGTCCTGGCCACGCACGGGCACGCCGACCACACGTGGGACGCCGCCGAGCTGTGCGACCAGTACGAGGTCCCGCTGTGGATCCACGCGGCCGACGCGTACCGGCTCGCCGACCCGCTCGGCACGATCGAGCACGGGACCTCGACGGGCGGACCTCTCACGAGCGGGCCGCTGGCCGCCGCGCTCGCGGCAGGCGGCGCCCGGGCCGAGGACTACCGGGAACCGGGCGAGGTGCGGACGTTCGGCTCGGGCGGTGGGTCCGGCGCCTCGCTGGTGCCCGGACCTGGCGGCACGTCGGTGGCCGACCCGCGCGTACGGCTCGACCTGGGTGGCGTCCTGGTCGACGCGCTGCACGCGCCGGGCCACACCCAGGGCTCGACGCTCTACCTCCCGGTCGCCCCGGGGCGCGAGGACGGCGCCGTCGACGGACAGGCGGCCGGGGTCGTGCTCGCCGGGGACGTCCTGTTCGCCGGGTCCGTCGGGCGGACCGACCTGCCCGGAGGGGACGGCGAGACGATGCAGCGAACCCTGCGCGACGTCGTCGGGCGCCTCGACGACCGGCTCGAGGTGGTTCCCGGCCACGGGCCCCTGACGACGATCGGCCGCGAGCGCCGCACCAACCCGTACCTGCGGGGCCTGTGA
- the hisS gene encoding histidine--tRNA ligase — translation MARPTPLSGFPEWLPAGRVVEQHVLDTLRRTFELHGFAGIETRAVEPLDQLLRKGETSKEVYVLRRLQEEADSSEGAARDRGGKGDKQLGLHFDLTVPFARYVLENAGHLAFPFKRHQIQKVWRGERPQDGRFREFVQADIDVVGAGELPYHFEVELPLVMAEALGELRSIGVPEVRILVNNRKVAEGFYRGLGLDDVEGVLRSIDKLDKIGPDKVAALLVAETGATSEQAAACLALAAISGSDATVAVRVRALAAEHAVTSELLEEGLRELSALIDAAAVRAPGVVVADLKIARGLDYYTGSVYETVLVGHEQLGSICSGGRYDTLASDGANTYPGVGLSIGVSRLVSRLLSAGLVRSTRSVPSAVVVAVTSEETRPASDAVAVALRSRGIPVEVAPSAAKFGKQIKFADRRGIPFVWFPAGIGADGEVVPHQVKDIRSGEQVAVDPAVWVPSEADLWPRVVPAEE, via the coding sequence ATGGCCCGACCTACACCTCTCTCCGGTTTCCCCGAATGGCTCCCTGCTGGACGCGTCGTGGAGCAGCACGTGCTCGACACGCTGCGCCGCACGTTCGAGCTCCATGGTTTCGCGGGGATCGAGACGCGGGCCGTCGAGCCCCTGGACCAGCTGCTGCGCAAGGGCGAGACCTCCAAGGAGGTGTACGTGCTGCGCCGGCTCCAGGAGGAGGCCGACTCGTCCGAGGGGGCCGCGCGGGACCGGGGCGGCAAGGGGGACAAGCAGCTCGGCCTGCACTTCGACCTGACGGTGCCGTTCGCGCGGTACGTGCTGGAGAACGCCGGGCACCTCGCGTTCCCGTTCAAGCGCCACCAGATCCAGAAGGTGTGGCGCGGTGAGCGTCCGCAGGACGGGCGCTTCCGTGAGTTCGTGCAGGCGGACATCGACGTCGTGGGTGCGGGCGAGCTGCCCTACCACTTCGAGGTCGAGCTGCCGCTGGTCATGGCCGAGGCGCTGGGCGAGCTGCGCTCGATCGGTGTCCCCGAGGTCCGCATCCTGGTGAACAACCGCAAGGTCGCCGAGGGCTTCTACCGCGGGCTGGGCCTGGACGACGTCGAGGGCGTGCTGCGCTCGATCGACAAGCTCGACAAGATCGGGCCGGACAAGGTCGCGGCGCTGCTGGTCGCCGAGACGGGCGCGACGTCCGAGCAGGCGGCCGCGTGCCTGGCGCTCGCGGCGATCTCCGGATCGGACGCGACCGTCGCGGTGCGGGTGCGGGCGCTCGCGGCAGAGCACGCCGTGACGTCCGAGCTGCTCGAGGAGGGGCTTCGTGAGCTGTCGGCGCTGATCGACGCGGCGGCCGTGCGGGCGCCGGGCGTCGTGGTCGCGGACCTGAAGATCGCGCGCGGCCTGGACTACTACACGGGCTCGGTCTACGAGACCGTCCTGGTGGGGCACGAGCAGCTCGGGTCGATCTGCTCGGGCGGGCGCTACGACACCCTTGCCTCGGACGGCGCGAACACCTATCCGGGCGTGGGGCTGTCGATCGGGGTCTCCCGCCTGGTCTCGCGCCTGCTGAGCGCGGGCCTGGTCCGTTCGACGCGGTCGGTGCCGAGCGCGGTGGTGGTCGCGGTCACGAGCGAGGAGACGCGGCCCGCGTCGGACGCGGTCGCGGTGGCGCTGCGTTCGCGCGGCATCCCGGTCGAGGTCGCGCCGAGCGCGGCGAAGTTCGGCAAGCAGATCAAGTTCGCGGACCGTCGCGGCATCCCGTTCGTGTGGTTCCCCGCGGGGATCGGCGCGGACGGCGAGGTCGTGCCGCACCAGGTCAAGGACATCCGCTCGGGCGAGCAGGTCGCCGTGGACCCGGCGGTGTGGGTGCCGTCCGAGGCGGACCTGTGGCCGCGGGTCGTGCCCGCGGAGGAGTGA
- a CDS encoding DUF349 domain-containing protein: MSESTENHANSPAQASEEATATEQVEVPAVAEPAEAAPDAAEQVESTPPAAASDEDSAPVTDETPSEQPVTEAEVTEPTAEPKAEVEVEVEAPAEPEVEATDEAAPAPRPTATPKPSAAPKPSAIPVPRPPKPGIPAPAAPAAATIAPAAAAAVIPDDSAAAKAAAGFGRVDEDGTVYVTEAAGERSVGQFPGVTPEEALALYVRRYLDLQAKVALFEARLTGTDLSVKEIDSTLAKLTEETAEPSAVGDLDGLRAHVESLRTVAAARRAELEAERNAAKEAALAARTEIIEAAEKIASTDPSRIQWRPAGEELRKLLDQWKDAQRNGPRIDRTSEEALWKRFSHARTAFDRERRHYFAELEQRNSSAKDVKEKLVQRAEALQNSTDWGATAGAFRDLMTEWKAAGRANRRDDDALWARFRAAQDAFFQARDELNAATDAEYAQNLVVKEALLEQAEKLVPVTDLAQAKVALRDIQEKWEDAGKVPRADVQRVEARLRAVETAVRDAEQSQWSRSNPETRARAEGAAAQLESAIAGLEDDLAAATAKGDKRKIAEIESAITARRAWLEQVVKAAEDSRG; encoded by the coding sequence GTGAGCGAGAGCACCGAGAACCACGCGAACTCTCCGGCGCAGGCATCCGAGGAGGCCACCGCAACGGAGCAGGTCGAGGTGCCGGCGGTCGCTGAACCGGCCGAGGCCGCGCCCGACGCAGCCGAGCAGGTCGAGTCCACGCCCCCCGCCGCCGCGAGCGACGAGGACAGCGCGCCCGTCACGGACGAGACTCCTTCCGAGCAGCCCGTCACCGAGGCCGAGGTGACCGAGCCCACCGCCGAGCCCAAGGCTGAGGTCGAGGTTGAGGTCGAGGCTCCAGCAGAGCCTGAGGTCGAAGCCACCGACGAGGCCGCACCGGCCCCCCGGCCGACCGCCACGCCCAAGCCCTCTGCAGCGCCCAAGCCGAGCGCGATCCCCGTGCCGCGTCCCCCCAAGCCGGGGATCCCGGCACCGGCCGCTCCGGCCGCCGCGACCATCGCCCCGGCCGCCGCCGCCGCGGTCATCCCCGACGACAGCGCGGCCGCCAAGGCCGCCGCGGGCTTCGGCCGCGTCGACGAGGACGGCACGGTCTACGTGACCGAGGCCGCGGGCGAGCGCAGCGTCGGGCAGTTCCCCGGGGTCACTCCCGAGGAGGCGCTCGCGCTCTACGTGCGCCGCTACCTCGACCTCCAGGCCAAGGTCGCGCTCTTCGAGGCGCGCCTGACCGGCACGGACCTGTCCGTCAAGGAGATCGACTCGACGCTCGCCAAGCTCACCGAGGAGACCGCCGAGCCGTCCGCCGTGGGCGACCTCGACGGCCTGCGCGCGCACGTCGAGTCGCTGCGCACGGTCGCGGCCGCCCGCCGCGCCGAGCTCGAGGCCGAGCGCAACGCGGCCAAGGAGGCGGCGCTCGCGGCGCGCACCGAGATCATCGAGGCTGCCGAGAAGATCGCCTCGACCGATCCGTCGCGCATCCAGTGGCGTCCGGCCGGCGAGGAGCTGCGCAAGCTCCTCGACCAGTGGAAGGACGCCCAGCGCAACGGGCCGAGGATCGACCGGACCAGCGAGGAGGCGCTCTGGAAGCGCTTCAGCCACGCCCGGACGGCGTTCGACCGCGAGCGCCGGCACTACTTCGCCGAGCTCGAGCAGCGCAACTCCTCGGCCAAGGACGTCAAGGAGAAGCTGGTCCAGCGCGCCGAGGCCCTGCAGAACAGCACGGACTGGGGCGCGACGGCGGGAGCCTTCCGCGACCTCATGACCGAGTGGAAGGCCGCCGGGCGGGCCAACCGTCGCGACGACGACGCCCTGTGGGCTCGTTTCCGCGCGGCGCAGGACGCGTTCTTCCAGGCTCGCGACGAGCTCAACGCCGCGACGGACGCCGAGTACGCGCAGAACCTCGTGGTCAAGGAGGCCCTCCTGGAGCAGGCCGAGAAGCTCGTGCCGGTCACGGACCTGGCCCAGGCGAAGGTCGCCCTGCGCGACATCCAGGAGAAGTGGGAGGACGCGGGCAAGGTGCCGCGTGCCGACGTCCAGCGCGTCGAGGCTCGCCTGCGCGCGGTCGAGACCGCTGTCCGTGACGCCGAGCAGTCGCAGTGGTCGCGCTCGAACCCCGAGACGCGTGCGCGCGCCGAGGGGGCTGCTGCCCAGCTCGAGTCCGCGATCGCGGGCCTCGAGGACGACCTGGCTGCCGCGACGGCCAAGGGTGACAAGCGCAAGATCGCCGAGATCGAGTCGGCGATCACGGCTCGTCGTGCGTGGCTCGAGCAGGTCGTCAAGGCCGCCGAGGACTCGCGCGGCTGA
- a CDS encoding peptidylprolyl isomerase codes for MSTSKRERERARLREQKWTQRQSEARARRRRAWTIAGALTGVAVVAVVTVLAVRANAPDKTFTLPPAADAEGREWTGDLRTSAGEIAFTLDGQAAPQAVANFVSLAQGGFFDGTDCHRLTTEGIFILQCGDPTGTGTGGPGYEFGPVENAPEDGLYPAGTIAMARTDAGTDTMGSQFFLVYEDTTLPTTTGGYTVFGKITSGLDVVRAVADAGTADGSGNGSPANPVTIEGVETQ; via the coding sequence GTGTCAACGAGCAAGCGCGAACGCGAGCGTGCCCGTCTGCGTGAGCAGAAGTGGACCCAGCGCCAGTCCGAGGCTCGCGCGCGCAGGCGTCGGGCATGGACGATCGCCGGCGCGCTCACCGGCGTCGCGGTCGTCGCGGTCGTGACCGTGCTCGCCGTCCGGGCGAACGCCCCCGACAAGACCTTCACCCTCCCGCCGGCCGCCGACGCCGAGGGCCGGGAGTGGACGGGCGACCTGCGCACCAGCGCGGGAGAGATCGCGTTCACCCTCGACGGGCAGGCAGCCCCCCAGGCCGTCGCGAACTTCGTCTCGCTCGCCCAGGGCGGGTTCTTCGACGGCACGGACTGCCACCGGCTGACCACCGAGGGCATCTTCATCCTGCAGTGCGGTGACCCGACGGGCACCGGCACCGGGGGCCCGGGGTACGAGTTCGGGCCGGTCGAGAACGCCCCCGAGGACGGTCTCTACCCGGCCGGCACCATCGCCATGGCGCGCACCGACGCCGGCACGGACACCATGGGCAGCCAGTTCTTCCTCGTCTACGAGGACACCACCTTGCCGACCACCACGGGCGGGTACACCGTCTTCGGCAAGATCACATCCGGCTTGGACGTCGTCCGAGCAGTCGCTGACGCGGGCACGGCGGACGGGTCCGGCAACGGGTCCCCCGCCAACCCGGTCACCATCGAAGGAGTTGAGACCCAGTGA